From one Mytilus trossulus isolate FHL-02 chromosome 10, PNRI_Mtr1.1.1.hap1, whole genome shotgun sequence genomic stretch:
- the LOC134687813 gene encoding uncharacterized protein LOC134687813, whose amino-acid sequence MRKVALERTDVKVMGASLLYLLLGLMPICPVIDKRLDMYASAIEQCAEFNVDTTIVCLVLGTTGLLCAIILSYGYFLRRVIFIRAVGIVMMAFILVFAFSGFLVEPLLIVALYPFAFYVYRKTDQYKITLMKLNCLPQTCSRLAASLRQTKSLQEHRK is encoded by the exons ATGCG GAAGGTGGCCCTAGAAAGAACTGATGTCAAAGTGATGGGAGCTTCATTGTTGTATCTTTTACTTGGCTTGATGCCGATTTGTCCTGTCATT GACAAAAGACTGGACATGTATGCATCAGCCATAGAACAATGTGCAGAATTCAACGTAGATACTACAATCGTTTGTTTAGTACTTGGAACAACAGGATTGTTATGCGCGATAATCCTTTCATATGGATATTTCTTGCGACGTGTAATTTTCATAAGAGCAGTTGGAATTGTAATGATGGCCTTTATActtgtttttgctttttctGGGTTTTTAGTAGAACCTTTATTAATTGTTGCTCTTTATCCTTTTGCCTTCTATGTTTACAGAAAGACGGACCAGTATAAGATAACCCTTATGAAACTGAATTGTTTGCCGCAAACTTGCAGCAGACttgctgcaagcttgcggcaaacAAAAAGTTTGCAGGAACACAGAAAATAG